From Daucus carota subsp. sativus chromosome 6, DH1 v3.0, whole genome shotgun sequence, the proteins below share one genomic window:
- the LOC108226171 gene encoding uncharacterized protein LOC108226171: MALNMLQEWKKAQEETCKSGTGVHVHTRQWCPPPEGWIKINIDASCRQDSEYVGVGCVVRNERGEFLRARTTLVQGRSYAREAEALSLKEALSWVKTWRTQKCIFESDAKLLVDAIHAGHGNSIFDTIVEDCRELIKHFQEVLVMFVLRSANNVAHSSAQAACSMSGPQEWYHTAPDFILCNLAPEGS, from the coding sequence ATGGCTTTGAACATGCTTCAGGAGTGGAAAAAAGCTCAAGAGGAAACCTGTAAAAGCGGAACTGGAGTTCATGTGCATACGCGACAGTGGTGTCCACCACCAGAGGGATGGATTAAGATTAATATAGATGCATCCTGCAGACAAGACAGTGAGTATGTGGGTGTTGGCTGTGTCGTGAGAAATGAAAGGGGAGAGTTTCTTCGAGCCAGAACAACTCTGGTGCAAGGCAGGAGTTATGCGCGGGAGGCTGAAGCTTTGAGCTTAAAGGAAGCATTATCATGGGTAAAGACATGGAGGACACAGAAATGTATTTTTGAATCAGATGCAAAGTTGTTAGTAGATGCAATTCATGCAGGTCACGGCAATTCAATCTTTGACACGATTGTGGAAGATTGCAGGGAGTTGATTAAACACTTTCAGGAAGTGTTAGTTATGTTTGTACTGCGATCTGCGAATAATGTAGCCCACTCTTCAGCACAGGCTGCTTGTTCTATGTCAGGTCCTCAGGAATGGTATCATACTGCTCCTGATTTTATCTTGTGTAACCTAGCCCCGGAGGGTAGTTGA